In Synechococcus sp. PCC 6312, one genomic interval encodes:
- a CDS encoding MlaD family protein — protein MRSRVMQESVVGLLFLIGLGVLGLALIWLRGNLFAGQTYEVTITLADAPGLVVGTPVRYRGVRVGSISDVQVGPMGIIAKAKLRDVIIPRDAIPEVRQSGFVGSSFLDFRQVVAVADLPENLSPVSADCDPTIIICNGKKIQGRTGKSLDDLITAANAIADSLDQSQLIENTNSAITKVATAAENVNRLSADARVQLREFSTAARSVTQAANQVTSLVEVNKGTLTTTLNTLSASGQELKLVLGNLSPFLNRLEKSTVLADLEALLKNGSQAAANLNTISGTLSNPAVMFSLAQTLDAARATFINTQKITNDLVKLSGDQELQEDLRRLIRGLSRLFSSSLELEQQLLALTQQSQVSATPPASTHHPNQPALAPNTAHRDAEIVVPPQPVNATAPPPDPEPSPLLSPNPS, from the coding sequence ATGAGATCTCGGGTCATGCAGGAAAGTGTGGTTGGCCTGCTGTTTTTAATTGGCCTGGGGGTGCTGGGTCTAGCCTTGATCTGGCTGCGGGGAAATCTCTTTGCGGGGCAAACCTACGAAGTCACCATTACCTTGGCAGATGCCCCAGGCCTGGTGGTGGGTACACCGGTACGCTATCGGGGCGTTAGGGTCGGCAGTATTTCTGATGTCCAAGTCGGGCCAATGGGGATTATCGCCAAGGCCAAGCTGCGAGATGTGATTATTCCCCGTGATGCCATTCCCGAGGTGCGGCAGTCAGGCTTTGTCGGCAGTTCGTTTCTGGATTTTCGCCAAGTTGTGGCGGTAGCAGATCTTCCCGAAAATCTTTCCCCTGTCAGTGCCGATTGTGACCCCACGATCATTATTTGTAATGGGAAAAAAATTCAAGGGCGGACAGGTAAAAGCCTTGATGATTTGATCACCGCTGCCAATGCCATTGCCGATAGTTTGGATCAATCGCAACTGATTGAAAATACCAATTCTGCCATTACCAAAGTGGCCACCGCCGCCGAAAATGTGAATCGTCTTAGTGCCGATGCCCGAGTCCAACTGCGAGAATTTTCGACTGCGGCCCGTTCTGTCACCCAAGCAGCCAATCAGGTGACTAGCCTAGTCGAAGTGAATAAAGGGACTTTAACCACAACTCTAAATACCTTGAGTGCATCTGGACAGGAACTCAAATTAGTTTTGGGTAACCTATCCCCATTTCTAAATCGCTTAGAAAAAAGCACAGTCCTTGCGGATTTAGAAGCCTTGCTGAAAAATGGTTCCCAGGCCGCGGCCAACTTAAATACCATTTCGGGCACTCTCAGTAATCCGGCGGTGATGTTTTCCTTGGCCCAAACCCTAGATGCGGCCCGAGCCACCTTTATCAATACCCAAAAAATTACCAATGATCTCGTTAAACTATCGGGAGACCAAGAACTGCAAGAGGATTTACGGCGACTCATTCGGGGCCTAAGCCGTTTATTTTCCTCCAGTTTAGAGCTTGAACAACAACTGCTCGCCCTGACCCAACAATCTCAAGTGTCGGCCACGCCCCCGGCCTCAACCCATCATCCCAACCAGCCGGCCCTGGCCCCCAATACCGCCCACCGGGATGCAGAAATAGTTGTCCCTCCCCAGCCCGTCAATGCTACGGCTCCGCCACCCGACCCGGAACCAAGTCCCCTGCTTTCCCCCAACCCCTCTTGA
- a CDS encoding NAD(P)/FAD-dependent oxidoreductase, with protein sequence MGKKVVILGGGFGGLYTALRLGQLPWEDEATPEITLVDQADRFLFTPFLYELLTGELETWEIAPPFSEILADTPIQFCQAQVSHINLVEKLIALSPQATLAYDYLVLALGGTTPTGQVPGVTDHALMFRTLADAYTLGERLKTLENSRQDKIRIVIVGAGPSGVELACKLSERLGNRGRIRLVDRNSQILGGSPSFNQETAQRALEERQVWLDLDTTPEWLSANTIALKYKDQVDELPVDLVIWTVGTEVAGAIQALELPKNERGRILTTPTLQVMDYPDLFALGDLADVRDQTGQQVPTTAQAAFQEADYVGWNVWASLNHRPLLPFSYSHLGEMLTLGTDSAALAGLGLQLDGSLAYLVRRLAYLYRMPTLEHQLKVGAKWVLSPLMDLLTTGV encoded by the coding sequence ATGGGTAAAAAAGTTGTCATTCTCGGTGGGGGGTTTGGGGGACTCTACACAGCTTTGCGGCTCGGACAACTCCCCTGGGAAGATGAAGCCACTCCGGAAATAACCTTAGTGGATCAGGCGGATCGCTTTTTATTCACGCCTTTTCTCTATGAGTTGCTGACCGGCGAACTGGAAACCTGGGAAATTGCCCCCCCTTTTAGCGAAATTTTGGCCGACACACCGATTCAGTTTTGCCAGGCCCAGGTGTCGCACATTAATCTAGTTGAAAAACTCATCGCCCTCAGTCCCCAAGCCACCCTCGCCTATGACTATTTAGTTTTGGCCTTAGGCGGCACGACTCCCACTGGCCAAGTTCCGGGAGTTACCGATCATGCTCTGATGTTTCGGACTTTGGCGGATGCTTATACCCTGGGAGAACGCTTAAAAACCCTAGAGAATTCTAGACAAGACAAGATCCGGATTGTAATTGTCGGTGCCGGCCCTAGCGGTGTGGAACTGGCCTGTAAACTCTCGGAACGGTTAGGCAATCGGGGGCGAATTCGCTTGGTGGATCGCAATAGCCAAATCCTGGGTGGCTCCCCCAGTTTTAATCAGGAAACCGCCCAGCGAGCCTTAGAAGAACGACAAGTTTGGCTTGATTTAGACACCACCCCAGAGTGGCTGAGTGCCAATACCATTGCCCTGAAGTATAAAGACCAAGTGGATGAACTGCCGGTGGATTTGGTGATCTGGACTGTTGGGACAGAGGTGGCTGGAGCAATTCAAGCGTTGGAACTCCCCAAAAATGAGCGGGGCCGAATCCTGACCACCCCGACCCTCCAGGTTATGGATTATCCCGATCTGTTTGCCCTCGGAGATCTGGCTGATGTGCGAGATCAAACCGGTCAACAAGTCCCGACTACGGCCCAAGCTGCCTTTCAGGAGGCCGATTATGTGGGTTGGAATGTCTGGGCCAGCCTCAATCACCGGCCCCTGTTACCCTTTAGCTATTCCCATCTAGGTGAAATGTTGACCTTGGGAACCGATAGTGCTGCTCTGGCAGGCCTGGGATTGCAGTTGGATGGCTCCTTAGCTTACCTAGTCCGCCGCTTAGCCTACCTCTATCGGATGCCGACTTTAGAACATCAATTAAAAGTTGGGGCCAAATGGGTACTCTCGCCGTTGATGGACTTATTGACGACTGGGGTTTGA
- the lepA gene encoding translation elongation factor 4: protein MTDAPVSHIRNFSIIAHIDHGKSTLADRLLQFTGTVADREMKAQFLDNMDLERERGITIKLQAARMNYTGQDGQKYVLNLIDTPGHVDFSYEVSRSLAACEGALLVVDASQGVEAQTLANVYLALEHNLEIIPVLNKIDLPGAEPERVKGEIEEIVGLDCSQAVHASAKEGIGIPEILESIIHLVPPPQDTVDEPLRALIFDSYYDPYRGVIVYFRVMDGRLKKGDRIRLMASGKEYEIDELGILSPGQIQVDELHAGEVGYLGAAIKTVIDARVGDTITLASKPAKAPLPGYAEAKPMVFCGLFPTDAAQFEDLREALEKLKLNDAALNYEPESSSAMGFGFRCGFLGLLHMEIVQERLEREYNLDLIITAPSVVYRVTTLKEGVIMIDNPSTLPDPQHREKIEEPYVKVEMITPETYVGTLMELAQSRRGIFKDMRYLTQGRTTLIYELPLAEIVTDFFDQMKSRSRGYASMEYHVIGYRENDLVKLDILISGDPVDSLAAIVHRDKAYNVGRALVTKLKDLIPRHQFKIPIQASIGSRVVASESIPALRKDVLAKCYGGDISRKKKLLEKQKAGKKRMKAIGSVDVPQEAFMAVLRLQNES from the coding sequence ATGACGGACGCTCCTGTCTCCCACATTCGGAACTTTTCGATTATTGCCCACATTGATCACGGTAAATCCACCCTGGCGGATCGGTTGTTACAGTTCACTGGCACCGTGGCGGATCGGGAGATGAAGGCCCAATTCCTCGACAACATGGACTTAGAGCGGGAACGGGGGATTACGATTAAGCTCCAGGCCGCCCGGATGAACTACACCGGCCAAGATGGGCAGAAGTATGTCTTGAACCTGATTGACACCCCCGGTCATGTTGACTTTTCCTATGAAGTGTCGCGGTCATTGGCGGCTTGTGAAGGGGCCTTATTAGTCGTGGATGCCTCCCAGGGTGTGGAAGCCCAAACCTTGGCCAATGTCTATTTAGCCCTGGAACATAACCTAGAAATTATTCCCGTTCTCAACAAAATTGACCTCCCTGGAGCCGAACCAGAGCGGGTGAAAGGAGAAATTGAAGAAATTGTCGGCCTGGATTGTTCCCAAGCGGTTCACGCCTCGGCTAAAGAGGGGATTGGGATTCCGGAAATTTTAGAGTCGATTATTCACCTCGTCCCTCCGCCCCAAGATACCGTTGACGAACCCTTGCGGGCTTTGATTTTTGACAGTTATTACGATCCCTATCGCGGGGTGATTGTCTATTTCCGGGTCATGGATGGGCGGCTGAAAAAGGGAGATCGGATTCGCCTCATGGCATCGGGGAAAGAATACGAGATTGACGAGTTGGGCATACTCTCCCCAGGCCAGATCCAGGTGGATGAGCTTCATGCCGGGGAAGTCGGCTACTTAGGTGCTGCCATCAAAACTGTGATTGATGCCCGCGTTGGCGATACGATTACCCTGGCCAGCAAACCAGCTAAAGCACCTCTGCCGGGATATGCCGAAGCCAAGCCGATGGTGTTCTGTGGCCTGTTCCCGACCGATGCGGCCCAATTTGAAGATCTGCGGGAAGCCCTGGAAAAACTCAAGCTTAATGATGCGGCGTTGAACTATGAACCGGAAAGCTCCAGTGCCATGGGCTTTGGGTTTCGCTGTGGCTTCCTTGGCCTGCTCCACATGGAAATTGTCCAAGAACGCTTAGAGCGGGAATACAACCTGGATTTAATCATCACGGCTCCCTCGGTAGTGTATCGGGTGACAACGCTCAAAGAGGGTGTGATCATGATTGACAATCCCAGTACCCTGCCAGACCCGCAACATCGGGAAAAAATTGAAGAACCCTACGTCAAAGTGGAAATGATCACCCCGGAAACCTATGTCGGCACCTTGATGGAGTTGGCCCAGTCCCGGCGGGGAATTTTCAAAGATATGCGCTACCTCACCCAAGGTCGAACCACCTTAATTTATGAACTCCCCTTAGCGGAAATTGTCACCGACTTTTTTGATCAGATGAAATCCCGTTCCCGCGGCTATGCCAGTATGGAATATCACGTGATTGGCTATCGGGAAAATGATTTGGTCAAGCTGGATATTTTGATCAGTGGCGATCCGGTGGACTCTTTGGCGGCGATTGTCCATCGGGATAAAGCCTATAACGTGGGTCGGGCCTTGGTGACAAAACTCAAAGACTTGATTCCGCGGCACCAATTCAAAATTCCAATCCAGGCCTCGATTGGGAGTCGGGTAGTGGCCAGTGAGAGTATCCCAGCCCTCCGGAAAGATGTCCTAGCCAAATGCTACGGCGGTGATATTTCCCGGAAGAAGAAACTCTTAGAAAAACAAAAAGCTGGGAAAAAACGGATGAAAGCCATTGGCAGTGTGGATGTGCCCCAAGAAGCCTTTATGGCCGTGTTGCGCTTGCAAAACGAGTCCTAG
- a CDS encoding HEAT repeat domain-containing protein, with the protein MDDSDLQLNGAIISEVNLADHEDWAEVTEPPRPDPDEMLALLTAEDVTQRMLAARAFCEIEDARAIPALIDLLSSSCPLVRVSAAYALGRNPSPSAVEPLIQQLEQDWNGYVRKGVTWALGNCRDSRSLLPLTETLLTDISAVRLWAASSLGQMAEVSIEAATQAVPPLVKALTVDAMAVVRSNAAWALGQLCRAIPVEQTYSQAIDALIGALEDEDMGVQEDARAALVKLGDARGLEAIEAQELEGLI; encoded by the coding sequence ATGGATGACAGTGACCTCCAACTGAACGGAGCCATAATCAGCGAAGTTAACTTGGCCGATCACGAAGATTGGGCTGAGGTGACTGAACCGCCCCGGCCAGATCCCGATGAAATGCTAGCTCTGCTGACTGCCGAGGATGTTACCCAACGGATGCTGGCGGCGCGGGCTTTTTGTGAAATTGAAGATGCCAGGGCCATACCCGCACTCATTGACCTCCTCTCTTCTTCTTGTCCCCTCGTTCGGGTCAGTGCCGCATATGCCTTGGGCCGCAATCCCAGTCCCAGTGCTGTGGAGCCTCTGATTCAACAACTGGAGCAAGATTGGAATGGCTATGTCCGCAAAGGGGTGACTTGGGCCTTGGGGAATTGCCGAGACAGCCGCTCCCTCTTACCCTTAACAGAAACCTTACTGACAGATATTTCAGCGGTGCGATTATGGGCGGCCAGTTCCTTGGGGCAAATGGCAGAAGTGAGTATTGAGGCCGCAACCCAGGCTGTCCCTCCCTTAGTCAAGGCTCTGACTGTAGATGCGATGGCGGTCGTCAGAAGTAATGCGGCTTGGGCCTTGGGGCAACTCTGTCGAGCGATTCCTGTGGAGCAAACCTATAGCCAGGCCATTGATGCCTTGATTGGCGCGCTGGAGGATGAGGATATGGGGGTACAGGAAGATGCCCGGGCTGCTTTGGTGAAGTTGGGAGATGCCCGGGGCCTCGAAGCCATTGAAGCCCAAGAATTGGAAGGACTAATTTAA
- a CDS encoding nicotinate phosphoribosyltransferase produces MDYNLILDIDSYKASHWLQYPPQTTGLYAYIESRGGKYPETVFFGLQYILKRYLSQPVQAWMVEEAAEVFALHGVPFNIAGWRYVVEELQGQLPIRIKAVPEGLVVPVHNVLMTVESTDPQTFWLVSWLETLLMRVWYPITVATQSWQLKHVIDESLQRTADNPQAEIGFKLHDFGARGVSSCESSGIGGLAHLVNFCGTDTVQALVFGRHYYHAPMAGYSIPAAEHSTITAWGEAQEVDAYRNMLNQFARPGAVVAVVSDSYDLWNAIDHLWGEQLRQQVLDSGATVVIRPDSGNPVEVVTMALQKLETHFGSTVNQKGYRVLNSVRLIQGDGVNSESIEAILAKTEALGFSTSNLAFGMGGALLQKPNRDTQKFAMKCSELTVAGQSRSIRKKPVTDPNKTSKQGRLFLVRTATGYQTTPPAPDDLLEVVYENGQLRRDESLEMIRNRAWVMRNT; encoded by the coding sequence ATGGACTATAACTTGATTCTTGATATTGATTCCTATAAAGCGAGTCACTGGTTACAATATCCTCCCCAGACAACTGGACTGTATGCCTATATCGAAAGCCGGGGCGGAAAATATCCCGAAACGGTTTTCTTTGGTTTGCAATACATTTTGAAACGCTATCTCAGTCAACCCGTCCAGGCCTGGATGGTAGAGGAAGCGGCTGAAGTTTTTGCCTTGCATGGTGTTCCTTTTAATATTGCCGGTTGGCGTTATGTTGTTGAAGAACTCCAGGGGCAACTACCAATCCGAATTAAAGCTGTGCCTGAGGGCCTGGTTGTACCGGTTCATAATGTTTTGATGACGGTGGAATCTACGGATCCACAAACCTTTTGGCTGGTCTCTTGGTTAGAAACGCTGTTAATGCGCGTCTGGTATCCAATTACGGTGGCCACCCAAAGCTGGCAGTTAAAACACGTGATCGATGAATCGCTCCAACGCACAGCCGATAATCCCCAGGCCGAAATTGGCTTTAAGTTGCATGATTTTGGGGCGCGGGGAGTCTCCAGTTGTGAGTCTTCTGGAATTGGCGGTCTGGCCCATCTGGTCAATTTTTGTGGAACCGATACAGTCCAGGCCTTAGTCTTTGGTCGCCATTACTATCACGCACCGATGGCCGGTTACTCAATTCCAGCTGCGGAACATTCCACCATCACGGCCTGGGGAGAAGCCCAAGAAGTTGATGCTTATCGCAATATGTTGAACCAATTTGCCAGGCCTGGGGCAGTGGTTGCCGTCGTTTCCGATTCCTATGACCTTTGGAATGCGATTGATCACTTGTGGGGCGAACAGTTACGGCAACAGGTGCTTGACTCTGGGGCAACGGTGGTCATTCGGCCCGACTCTGGGAATCCAGTGGAAGTAGTCACTATGGCTCTGCAAAAACTCGAAACCCACTTTGGCAGTACGGTAAATCAGAAAGGCTATCGGGTCTTAAATTCAGTGCGCCTTATCCAGGGAGATGGAGTCAATTCAGAGAGTATTGAAGCTATCTTGGCCAAAACCGAGGCATTGGGGTTTAGCACCAGTAATCTAGCCTTTGGCATGGGGGGCGCGCTGCTGCAAAAACCAAACCGGGATACCCAAAAATTTGCCATGAAATGCAGTGAACTTACTGTTGCGGGACAGTCTCGATCCATTCGCAAGAAACCCGTCACCGATCCGAACAAAACCAGTAAACAGGGACGGCTGTTTCTTGTCAGAACCGCAACGGGCTATCAAACCACCCCACCTGCCCCCGATGATTTGTTAGAGGTCGTCTATGAAAATGGTCAACTGCGCCGAGATGAGTCTTTAGAGATGATTAGAAACCGGGCCTGGGTGATGAGAAATACTTAG
- a CDS encoding ABC transporter ATP-binding protein, whose product MSVPLIEFRNISKAFGDKVVLDHVNLAIHVGDALAVIGPSGTGKSTILRLIAGLTQPDTGEIYVNGQKRDGDWDEGRGDIRMSMVFQQAALFDSLTVEENVGFHLLENTNLSCAEIKTLVSQKLALVGLENMGHLYPAELSGGMRKRVSFARAIMDNPKDKNDDPQILLYDEPTAGLDPIASTVIEDMIRNLHATTCSTYVIVTHQHSTIHRTGGRMILLYEGKIRWQGTVSDIPTCDDPYLHQFLQGAVHGPIRIIEPPLAGGQSE is encoded by the coding sequence ATGTCTGTTCCCCTGATTGAGTTTCGGAATATCAGCAAAGCCTTTGGGGATAAGGTCGTTCTTGATCATGTCAACCTTGCCATACATGTGGGCGATGCTTTGGCGGTCATTGGCCCATCGGGAACTGGAAAATCCACCATCCTGCGTTTAATTGCGGGCTTAACGCAGCCGGATACGGGGGAAATCTATGTGAATGGCCAGAAACGAGATGGGGATTGGGATGAGGGCAGGGGAGATATTCGCATGAGCATGGTCTTTCAGCAGGCCGCCCTCTTTGATTCTTTGACAGTAGAAGAAAATGTCGGCTTTCATCTGTTGGAAAATACCAATCTCTCCTGTGCAGAAATCAAAACCTTAGTCAGCCAAAAACTAGCCTTAGTTGGCCTGGAGAACATGGGGCATTTGTATCCGGCAGAATTGTCCGGGGGAATGCGGAAACGGGTCAGTTTTGCCCGAGCCATTATGGATAATCCCAAAGATAAAAATGATGACCCCCAAATTTTGCTCTACGATGAACCCACAGCGGGCCTGGATCCGATTGCCTCAACCGTCATTGAAGACATGATCCGCAACCTCCACGCCACCACCTGCTCAACTTATGTCATTGTTACCCACCAACACAGCACAATTCACCGCACCGGAGGACGAATGATTTTGCTTTATGAAGGTAAGATACGATGGCAAGGAACTGTGAGTGACATTCCCACCTGTGATGATCCCTACCTGCATCAATTTCTCCAAGGGGCCGTCCACGGGCCAATTCGGATTATTGAACCACCCCTAGCTGGAGGCCAAAGCGAATGA